GGAGGGCGGTTCTCGCGCGGTGCGCGTGCCTCTCCCTGATTCTGATTCTCGCCCGTCCCTTCGGCCGGACGGCTGTTTCGGTTGCGGAACGGCCGGCGTCTGCGGTTGCGGGATTCGCCTTGCGGCTGTGATTGCGATTCTGTTTTGTCGTCTGTCATGTTGTATTTCCTTCTCAACGCGTATTAGCGTGATAGATGTATTTTGTCGAATGCCCTACCAGTCGAGAAAAGCCGAAAGAGGCTTAGTGCAAAAGGGTGTAGAGCCGGTGATAGTCGGAGGTGCTGAGCTGATGAGGTCGGACGGTAGGGGCAAGCTCAAGCGATTCAAAGGCTTGAGCGAGCGTTTTCCCGTCGCAGCGTGCGGAAAGATTTTTGTAAAGGGTTTTTCGCGGCTGCGCGAAGGCGGCGCGCAACATCTCTTCAAACCCCGTATCATTACGATTCGCCGTTTTTCGAATGAGCAGTACGGCTGAATCGACTTTGGGAGCGGGCTCGAACGCGCTCGGCGGAACGTGAAGGACGATACTCGTCTCTCCTGCGCTCTGCGCAATGACGCTGAGGGCCCCGAAAGCTCTCTCTCCGGGTGCGGCGGAAAATTTTTCCGCCACTTCACGCTGAATCATGACAAGCAGGTTGCGGCACGCCGGATCGGCGAGGGCTTTGAGGATGATGTTCGTCGCGATATAGTAGGGCAGGTTCGCCACCAGATCGTACGGTTCGTCCAAAAGCTCACTCTTCCAGTGCTCCAGAACGTCTCCGCAGCGGAGAGTCAGGGCGCCGGTAGCGATGGCATCGGCAAAATGGTGCTCCAAGTGCTTGCACAAGTCGGTATCGACCTCAAAAGCGGTGACACTTTTGACATCAACTAAATATTTAGTCAAATCACCTAATCCAGGCCCGATTTCAGCGATACGGTGAGGCGTATCGGGCATCGATTGGATGATTTGTGCCAAAACGGCTTCATCCCGTAAAAAATTCTGGCCAAACTTTTTTTTGGCGATTGCGGCACGGTTCTGCATCAAAGAGATTATAGCCAACCAAGTGTTAATCCCCAATTAAACCAAAAAATAAAACGTTTGAGAACGGTTTGCGTTGAAAACATCTATTTTATTTTCTTATCGTTACTTTTGGTAATGGGGGGTTAAGAGAAGAGGGGGTATAATAAGAACATTATGAACAGAAGGCAGGGTGTGCCCAACCATGGAGAATTTTTTCGCTAAACGGATCATTCCGTGTCTCGACGTCAAAGACGGACGGGTCGTCAAAGGGGTGAATTTTGTCGGTCTCAAAGATGCCGGGGACCCCGTCGAAGTCGCCAAACGGTATAACGAAGAGGGGGCGGACGAGCTGACGTTCCTCGATATCACCGCCTCGCACGAGGAACGCGACACGATCGTCCATATCGTCGAGCAGGTGGCTAAAGAGGTATTCATTCCGTTGACCGTCGGCGGCGGTATCCGCAAACTTGACGACATCTACCGCCTCCTTGCCGTCGGGTGCGACAAAGTCAGTGTCAACTCCGCGGCGATCAAGCGCCCCGAACTGATCGATGAAGGGGCCAAGCGGTTCGGAAGCCAGTGCATCGTCGTCGCGATCGACGTCAAACGTACCGGCAACCAATACAACGTCTATCTTAACGGCGGACGGGTCGATACGGGGATCAACGCCCTCGACTGGGCACGCGAAGCGGTCGACCGCGGGGCGGGGGAAATTTTGCTCACCTCGATGGACGCCGACGGCACCAAAGCGGGATTTGATCTTGATATAACCGGCCAAATCAGCCGTATGGTCAATGTCCCCGTCATTGCCAGCGGCGGGGCGGGGACGATGGAACACATCAAGGAGGCGTTTGAACACGGTGCGGACGCGGCACTGGCGGCGAGCATCTTCCACTACCGCGAAATCGACATCATGGACCTCAAACGCTACCTCAGTTCCGAGGGGATTCCGGTACGGTTATGATTTTATGCGCGGGCAATAACGAGACGTTTGATTTTGCGACTCCGATCGGGGTTGGGCTCATTGACAGTGCGATCAATCTGACGCGCCACTGCTTGGTGCACAAGCCCGAATTCCTCCTCTTTGTGGGGAGTGCGGGGAGCTACGGCGACCACGCCATCCACGCCATCGTCGAGTCTAAAACGGCGGCTAACATCGAGTTAGGCTTTTTGGACCAGAGTGCTTATACCCCGATTGATAATGTGGTTTCGGCACAAACAGAGGATGTGAAAGAGGTTATCGTCAACTGTTCCAACTACATTACGACGAGCGAGGAAGCGATGGAGAAATTTCGCGCGCTGGGTCTTGGGATCGAGAACATGGAATTTTTCAGCGTGATGCGGGTCGCGCAGATTTTCGGCATCCCCGCGGGCGGGGTGTTCTGCGTCACCAACTACTGCGACGCGAACGCCCATCGCGATTTTATCGCCAATCACGGGTTTGCCAAAGTGCTGTTGAGCGAGCACCTGAAGGAGAAAGGATTGATCCGTGGATAAACAATGCATCCTCGACTACACGAAAGCCGAACTGGCCTCCATGGTGAAGCCCTCGTTTCGTGCCAAGCAGATATGGGGGTGGATTTACC
This DNA window, taken from Sulfuricurvum sp. IAE1, encodes the following:
- the rsmA gene encoding 16S rRNA (adenine(1518)-N(6)/adenine(1519)-N(6))-dimethyltransferase RsmA, coding for MQNRAAIAKKKFGQNFLRDEAVLAQIIQSMPDTPHRIAEIGPGLGDLTKYLVDVKSVTAFEVDTDLCKHLEHHFADAIATGALTLRCGDVLEHWKSELLDEPYDLVANLPYYIATNIILKALADPACRNLLVMIQREVAEKFSAAPGERAFGALSVIAQSAGETSIVLHVPPSAFEPAPKVDSAVLLIRKTANRNDTGFEEMLRAAFAQPRKTLYKNLSARCDGKTLAQAFESLELAPTVRPHQLSTSDYHRLYTLLH
- a CDS encoding purine-nucleoside phosphorylase, translated to MILCAGNNETFDFATPIGVGLIDSAINLTRHCLVHKPEFLLFVGSAGSYGDHAIHAIVESKTAANIELGFLDQSAYTPIDNVVSAQTEDVKEVIVNCSNYITTSEEAMEKFRALGLGIENMEFFSVMRVAQIFGIPAGGVFCVTNYCDANAHRDFIANHGFAKVLLSEHLKEKGLIRG
- the hisF gene encoding imidazole glycerol phosphate synthase subunit HisF; the encoded protein is MENFFAKRIIPCLDVKDGRVVKGVNFVGLKDAGDPVEVAKRYNEEGADELTFLDITASHEERDTIVHIVEQVAKEVFIPLTVGGGIRKLDDIYRLLAVGCDKVSVNSAAIKRPELIDEGAKRFGSQCIVVAIDVKRTGNQYNVYLNGGRVDTGINALDWAREAVDRGAGEILLTSMDADGTKAGFDLDITGQISRMVNVPVIASGGAGTMEHIKEAFEHGADAALAASIFHYREIDIMDLKRYLSSEGIPVRL